A genomic region of Microbacterium schleiferi contains the following coding sequences:
- a CDS encoding aspartate kinase — translation MALIVQKYGGSSVADAESIKRVAKRIVDTRRAGHDVVVAVSAMGDTTDELLDLASQVAPIPAPRELDMLLSSGERISMALLAMAISSMGFEARSFTGSQAGMITDATHGAARIVDVTPIRLREALDEGAIVIVAGFQGFNRDTRDITTLGRGGSDTTAVALAAALEADVCEIYSDVDGIFTADPRVVPMARKLDVVSSEEMLELAANGAKVLYIRAVEYARRHGVLIHARSTFSSSEGTYVLGPGQSRPDAPEGVTMEEPIVAGVATDLGQAKITVIGVPDVPGKAAEIFKIVAKSGANVDMIVQNVSAAATGRTDISFTLPKQDAAPALKALAADQSEVGFESLVHDDQIGKLSVVGAGMRTHSGVSATLFEALSVSGINIEMISTSEIRISVVLRGSDIAEAARVVHTAYGLDGDSAATVYAGTGR, via the coding sequence GTGGCGCTGATCGTCCAGAAGTACGGCGGATCGTCGGTTGCCGACGCCGAGAGCATCAAGCGCGTCGCCAAGCGGATCGTCGACACCCGCCGCGCCGGCCACGACGTCGTCGTCGCTGTCAGCGCGATGGGCGACACGACCGACGAGCTTCTCGATCTCGCTAGCCAGGTCGCACCGATTCCCGCGCCGCGCGAACTTGACATGCTCCTCTCGAGCGGCGAACGGATTTCGATGGCGCTGCTGGCGATGGCGATCTCGTCGATGGGATTCGAAGCGCGCTCCTTCACGGGGAGCCAGGCGGGCATGATCACGGATGCCACGCACGGCGCCGCCCGCATCGTCGATGTCACACCGATCCGACTGCGTGAGGCGCTCGACGAGGGAGCGATCGTCATCGTTGCGGGCTTCCAGGGCTTCAACCGCGACACCCGCGACATCACGACCCTCGGCCGCGGCGGATCGGATACGACAGCCGTTGCGCTCGCCGCCGCCCTCGAAGCAGACGTCTGCGAGATCTACAGCGACGTGGACGGCATCTTCACCGCGGATCCGCGCGTGGTTCCGATGGCGCGCAAGCTCGATGTCGTCTCCAGCGAAGAGATGCTGGAGCTCGCGGCCAACGGGGCGAAGGTGCTCTACATTCGCGCGGTCGAATATGCGCGCCGTCACGGCGTGCTCATCCACGCCCGCTCGACGTTCAGCTCGAGCGAAGGCACCTACGTCCTGGGTCCGGGTCAGTCCCGTCCCGATGCTCCGGAGGGAGTCACCATGGAAGAACCCATCGTCGCGGGGGTTGCCACCGACCTCGGCCAGGCCAAGATCACTGTCATCGGCGTTCCGGATGTTCCCGGTAAGGCCGCCGAGATCTTCAAGATCGTCGCCAAGTCGGGGGCGAACGTCGACATGATCGTGCAGAACGTGTCGGCGGCCGCGACCGGGCGCACCGACATTTCCTTCACGCTTCCCAAGCAGGATGCCGCTCCGGCGCTGAAGGCGCTCGCTGCCGATCAGAGCGAGGTCGGGTTCGAGAGCCTCGTTCACGACGACCAGATCGGGAAGCTCTCGGTGGTTGGCGCCGGGATGCGGACCCATTCCGGAGTCTCAGCGACGCTGTTCGAGGCACTGAGCGTTTCCGGAATCAACATCGAGATGATCTCGACCTCCGAGATCCGAATCTCGGTCGTTCTCCGCGGTTCCGATATCGCCGAGGCTGCCCGCGTCGTGCACACCGCCTACGGGCTCGATGGCGACAGCGCCGCCACCGTCTACGCCGGCACTGGCCGCTAG
- the mqo gene encoding malate dehydrogenase (quinone) — MTEPVDVLLIGGGVMSATLGTFISELEPDWTIEVYERLGDVALESSNAWNNAGTGHAALCELNYMPAAADGSVDPAKAISINEQFQLSRQFWASLVERGILDEPSTFINSTPHMTFVRGEKDVAYLKSRYEALKTQPLFAGIEYSEDSRVINQWAPLLMQKRLASDEPFAATRVPAGTDVDFGALTRQLFDNLQHRGGRVVTDRQVTGLKKLKDGTWEVSWRNQVGRTPGKTRARFVFVGAGGWAIKLLQKSGIPEIKGYGVFPIGGQWLKTSNPSLVAQHRAKVYSQASVGAPPMSVPHLDTRVVDGETSLLFGPFATFSPKFLKRGSIFDIIAQVRPGNLWPMLKVAIDNPSLIRYLVGELLKSKKRKVDSLRTFMPTAKDDDWILLNAGQRAQVMKKDPDKGGVLQFGTEVVSSADGTIAGLLGASPGASTAVSIMLNILKSSFPDRIGDWEGTLRELIPSYGGHLNGDPDAARQSLAHTASSLALKA; from the coding sequence GTGACCGAACCCGTCGACGTCCTGCTGATCGGTGGCGGTGTGATGAGCGCCACCCTGGGCACCTTCATCTCCGAACTCGAACCCGACTGGACCATCGAGGTGTATGAGCGCCTGGGCGATGTCGCCCTCGAGAGCTCGAACGCCTGGAACAACGCCGGCACGGGCCACGCCGCTCTGTGTGAGCTCAACTACATGCCGGCAGCGGCCGACGGCAGCGTCGACCCCGCCAAGGCGATCTCGATCAACGAGCAGTTCCAGCTCAGCCGCCAGTTCTGGGCATCGCTGGTCGAGCGCGGCATCCTGGACGAACCGTCGACTTTCATCAACTCGACCCCGCACATGACCTTCGTGCGCGGCGAGAAGGATGTCGCATACCTGAAGAGTCGCTACGAGGCCCTGAAGACGCAGCCGCTCTTTGCCGGGATCGAGTACAGCGAGGACTCCCGCGTCATCAACCAGTGGGCGCCGCTGCTCATGCAGAAGCGACTCGCGAGCGACGAGCCGTTCGCGGCGACCCGCGTTCCCGCAGGCACGGATGTCGACTTCGGCGCCCTCACGCGGCAACTGTTCGACAACCTGCAGCATCGGGGCGGACGGGTCGTGACCGACCGACAGGTGACCGGCTTGAAGAAGCTCAAGGACGGCACCTGGGAGGTGTCGTGGCGCAACCAGGTCGGTCGTACGCCGGGTAAGACGCGAGCGCGTTTCGTGTTCGTCGGCGCGGGAGGATGGGCGATCAAGCTCCTGCAGAAGTCCGGCATCCCCGAGATCAAGGGTTACGGGGTCTTCCCCATCGGCGGGCAGTGGCTGAAGACGAGCAACCCGAGCCTCGTCGCGCAGCATCGCGCGAAGGTGTACTCGCAGGCATCCGTGGGTGCGCCGCCCATGTCGGTGCCGCACCTGGATACCCGCGTCGTCGACGGCGAGACCTCGCTGCTGTTCGGCCCGTTCGCGACGTTCAGTCCCAAGTTCCTCAAGCGCGGCTCAATCTTCGACATCATTGCCCAGGTTCGCCCCGGCAACCTGTGGCCGATGCTGAAGGTCGCGATCGATAACCCGAGCCTCATCCGGTACCTCGTCGGGGAGTTGCTGAAGAGCAAGAAGCGCAAGGTCGACAGCCTCCGCACCTTCATGCCCACCGCCAAGGACGATGACTGGATCCTGCTGAACGCCGGTCAGCGGGCGCAGGTCATGAAGAAGGATCCCGACAAGGGTGGCGTGCTGCAGTTCGGCACCGAAGTCGTCAGCTCGGCCGACGGCACGATCGCCGGTCTTCTCGGCGCCTCCCCGGGTGCCTCGACGGCGGTGTCGATCATGCTGAACATCCTGAAGTCGAGCTTCCCCGACCGCATCGGGGACTGGGAGGGCACGCTTCGTGAGCTCATTCCGAGCTACGGGGGGCATCTCAACGGCGACCCGGATGCCGCGCGGCAGAGCCTCGCCCACACCGCGAGCAGTCTCGCCCTGAAGGCGTAA
- a CDS encoding DUF1295 domain-containing protein — MDPLLIVLGIAAAVSVFCWVASLITKDTSWVDRLWSVVPAVYVWVFAIAALVSGEEATRLIVMAILVTAWGARLTFNFARKGGYTGMEDYRWAILRGRMAPWQFQLFNIFFIVLYQNALLVLISLPALIAWQNPTPFTGWDAAFAVLFALFLIGEFIADQQQWDFHKAKQAAGGTLEPGFLTTGLWRYSRHPNFFFEQAQWWALYGLGATAAVTAGAGLWGGVVNWTVIGAALLTVLFIGSTVFTESISASKYPAYTQYQRTTSMLVPLPTRQRAAEANA; from the coding sequence ATGGATCCCCTGCTCATCGTCCTCGGCATCGCCGCCGCCGTCTCGGTCTTCTGCTGGGTCGCTTCGCTCATCACGAAGGACACGTCGTGGGTCGACCGGCTGTGGTCGGTCGTTCCGGCGGTCTACGTCTGGGTGTTCGCGATCGCGGCACTCGTGTCCGGCGAAGAAGCGACGCGGCTGATCGTCATGGCGATCCTCGTCACCGCGTGGGGTGCCCGCCTGACCTTCAACTTCGCCCGTAAGGGCGGCTACACCGGCATGGAGGACTATCGCTGGGCGATCCTGCGGGGCCGGATGGCACCCTGGCAGTTCCAGCTGTTCAACATCTTCTTCATCGTGCTGTACCAGAACGCGCTGCTCGTGCTGATCTCGCTGCCGGCGCTCATCGCGTGGCAGAACCCGACCCCCTTCACCGGGTGGGATGCCGCGTTCGCCGTGCTGTTCGCCCTGTTCCTGATCGGAGAGTTCATCGCCGATCAGCAGCAGTGGGACTTCCACAAGGCCAAGCAGGCAGCCGGCGGGACACTCGAGCCGGGCTTCCTCACGACCGGCCTGTGGCGCTACAGCCGTCACCCGAACTTCTTCTTCGAGCAGGCGCAGTGGTGGGCCCTCTACGGGCTGGGCGCGACAGCCGCCGTCACGGCGGGCGCGGGCCTGTGGGGCGGTGTCGTCAACTGGACGGTCATCGGAGCGGCGCTGCTGACCGTGCTGTTCATCGGCTCGACCGTGTTCACCGAGTCGATCTCGGCATCCAAGTACCCGGCCTACACGCAGTATCAGCGCACGACGTCAATGCTCGTGCCGCTGCCGACCCGGCAGCGCGCTGCGGAGGCTAACGCCTGA
- a CDS encoding thymidine kinase translates to MAKLYFRYGAMNSGKSTALLQAAYNYEERGQHVLLAKPAIDTKEADHISSRLGVTRSVDFLIPPVADLRALFAHHRGELVRRENEALVPEADGRRTDVACLLIDEAQFLTPEQVDDLLRIVVLDGVPVLAYGIRTDFRTQAFPGSRRLLELAHSLEELKTICRCGRKAIFNARLVGGRFVFSGDQVAIDELSTERVTYESMCAECYLRESGGRIDGR, encoded by the coding sequence GTGGCCAAGCTGTACTTCCGCTACGGAGCGATGAACTCCGGAAAGTCGACTGCTCTCCTGCAGGCGGCGTATAACTACGAGGAGCGCGGTCAGCACGTGCTGTTGGCCAAGCCCGCGATCGACACGAAGGAAGCCGATCACATCTCGAGCCGGCTCGGCGTGACCCGTTCGGTGGACTTCCTCATCCCGCCGGTTGCGGATCTTCGGGCGTTGTTCGCGCACCACCGCGGTGAGCTGGTGCGCCGGGAGAACGAAGCGCTCGTGCCCGAAGCCGATGGCCGTCGTACGGATGTCGCCTGCTTGCTCATCGATGAGGCGCAGTTTCTCACCCCCGAGCAGGTCGATGATCTGTTGCGAATCGTGGTGCTCGACGGGGTCCCGGTGCTCGCCTACGGCATCCGGACCGACTTCCGCACGCAGGCGTTCCCGGGCTCGAGACGTCTCCTCGAACTCGCGCACTCGCTCGAGGAACTCAAGACCATCTGCCGCTGCGGCCGCAAAGCGATCTTCAATGCGCGTCTGGTCGGTGGGCGGTTTGTCTTCAGCGGCGATCAGGTAGCCATCGACGAACTGTCCACCGAGCGGGTCACGTACGAGTCCATGTGCGCGGAGTGCTACCTCCGCGAATCCGGCGGCCGGATCGACGGTCGCTGA
- a CDS encoding threonine/serine exporter family protein, with the protein MRIILVSAALSVAAWTAYLLATLIGLDTAAASGVGALAGSFIGILLAYRLHVPSVAVTAAAILPMVPGAMVFRGLLTLVQSGEDPAHMLIGFGTLVNAGVIGVALAVGASLGIYLGQPVRATLTSVMNARARFRL; encoded by the coding sequence ATGCGGATCATCCTTGTCAGTGCGGCGCTGAGCGTGGCGGCGTGGACGGCCTACCTTCTCGCCACGCTCATCGGTCTGGACACCGCGGCAGCGAGCGGCGTCGGGGCCCTCGCGGGCAGCTTCATCGGAATCCTGCTGGCCTACCGGCTGCACGTGCCGTCGGTCGCCGTGACCGCGGCGGCCATCCTGCCGATGGTCCCCGGCGCCATGGTCTTCCGCGGCCTGCTCACGCTCGTGCAGTCGGGTGAGGACCCGGCTCACATGCTCATCGGCTTCGGAACTCTCGTGAACGCAGGGGTGATCGGTGTGGCCCTCGCCGTTGGCGCGTCACTGGGTATCTATCTCGGCCAACCGGTGCGGGCGACGCTCACCAGCGTCATGAACGCTCGCGCACGCTTCCGCCTCTGA
- a CDS encoding aspartate-semialdehyde dehydrogenase: MTRISDSGLSVAVVGATGQVGTVMREILAERSFPIGELRLFATARSAGSAVEFGGHTVIIEDVATADPAGIDIALFSAGATGSRAHAPRFAAAGATVIDNSSAWRMDPEVPLVVSEVNPHAIGEAVKGIIANPNCTTMAAMPVLKVLDADAGLERLIVSTYQAVSGSGLAGAQELLGQVEGVLAQGDTLRLVHDGSAVDFPQPEKYVAPIAFDVIPFAGNLIDDGLNETDEEKKLRNESRKILELPELRVAGTCVRVPVFTGHSLSINAEFAREITPERARELLAAAPGVRLDEVPTPLQAAGKDPSFVGRIRADQSAPEGKGLVLFISNDNLRKGAALNAVQIAELVAARLGAGV; the protein is encoded by the coding sequence ATGACCCGCATCTCCGATTCAGGACTCTCCGTCGCCGTCGTCGGCGCCACCGGCCAGGTCGGGACCGTCATGCGCGAGATTCTCGCGGAGCGCTCGTTCCCGATCGGTGAGCTTCGACTGTTCGCTACCGCGCGATCCGCGGGCAGCGCGGTCGAGTTCGGCGGTCACACCGTCATCATCGAGGATGTGGCGACGGCCGACCCCGCGGGCATCGACATCGCCCTGTTCTCGGCCGGTGCGACGGGAAGCCGCGCACATGCGCCGCGTTTCGCCGCCGCCGGCGCAACCGTGATCGACAACTCCAGCGCGTGGCGGATGGACCCCGAGGTTCCGCTGGTCGTGAGCGAGGTCAACCCGCACGCGATCGGCGAGGCTGTCAAGGGCATCATCGCCAACCCCAACTGCACGACGATGGCTGCGATGCCGGTGCTGAAGGTGCTGGATGCCGACGCCGGGCTCGAGCGCCTCATCGTCTCGACGTACCAGGCTGTCAGCGGCTCGGGACTTGCCGGTGCGCAGGAACTGCTCGGCCAGGTGGAGGGCGTCCTCGCGCAGGGCGACACGTTGCGCCTCGTCCACGACGGATCCGCGGTGGACTTCCCGCAGCCCGAAAAGTACGTCGCACCGATCGCGTTCGATGTCATCCCCTTCGCCGGCAACCTCATCGATGACGGTCTCAACGAGACTGACGAAGAGAAGAAGCTTCGTAACGAGAGCCGCAAGATCCTCGAGCTGCCCGAACTCCGGGTGGCGGGCACCTGTGTGCGCGTCCCCGTGTTCACCGGCCACTCGCTGAGCATCAACGCCGAGTTCGCGCGTGAGATCACGCCCGAGCGCGCTCGCGAGCTCCTGGCCGCCGCTCCCGGTGTCCGGCTCGACGAGGTGCCGACCCCCCTGCAGGCCGCCGGTAAGGACCCGAGTTTTGTGGGACGCATCCGTGCCGACCAGTCGGCTCCCGAGGGCAAGGGCCTCGTGCTGTTCATCAGCAACGACAACCTCCGCAAGGGGGCTGCGCTCAACGCCGTGCAGATCGCCGAGCTCGTCGCTGCGCGCCTGGGCGCCGGCGTCTGA
- a CDS encoding threonine/serine ThrE exporter family protein: protein MTIWEPLAMPRRRRLPNPFGRLLRAPSDPHPGTEALPIVDDATAVRILDLAVRLGETMLVTGAPASEVTFAIVRAAEAFGLHPVHIDVTYNSITAAYHRSGEDRPITLLRVVRAAAPDYEKLLRLQALLSEITAGLPLTDARARLTEIRRTPFSHRPIVVIAAQGLLAVGVAVMFGGNPVVTVLAFFAAALAALTQLGLSRARVPFFFSQITAAAVLTLFASLAPALAATGLPGAAEARPSVVVASAIVLMLAGLTVVGAAQDAIDGFALTASGRILELMTQTLGVVIGILVGLQVASLVGLAVDPPARPSPWAPSRCSSWERH, encoded by the coding sequence GTGACGATCTGGGAGCCTCTCGCCATGCCACGCCGGCGCCGCCTACCGAATCCGTTCGGCCGATTGCTGCGCGCCCCCTCTGACCCGCATCCGGGCACCGAGGCGCTGCCGATCGTCGACGACGCGACCGCCGTGCGCATCCTCGACCTTGCCGTGCGCCTGGGCGAGACGATGCTGGTCACGGGAGCCCCGGCATCCGAAGTGACCTTCGCAATCGTGCGCGCAGCCGAAGCGTTCGGGCTCCACCCCGTGCACATCGACGTCACCTACAACTCGATCACGGCGGCCTACCACCGCAGCGGCGAAGATCGACCGATCACCCTGCTGCGCGTCGTGCGAGCTGCAGCCCCCGACTACGAGAAGTTGCTGCGCCTGCAGGCCCTGTTGAGCGAGATCACGGCCGGACTTCCGCTGACGGACGCCCGCGCCCGCCTCACCGAGATCAGACGCACGCCCTTCTCTCATCGACCGATCGTCGTCATCGCGGCGCAGGGCCTGCTCGCCGTCGGCGTCGCCGTCATGTTCGGCGGCAACCCCGTCGTGACGGTGCTCGCGTTCTTCGCCGCCGCCCTGGCCGCGCTCACGCAACTCGGCCTCTCTCGGGCGCGCGTGCCGTTCTTTTTCAGTCAGATCACCGCCGCGGCAGTCCTCACCCTGTTCGCCTCACTCGCCCCCGCCCTCGCGGCAACCGGGCTGCCGGGGGCCGCCGAGGCACGCCCCTCGGTCGTCGTCGCCTCGGCGATCGTCCTGATGCTCGCGGGGCTCACCGTCGTCGGCGCCGCCCAGGACGCGATCGACGGGTTCGCACTGACGGCCTCTGGACGCATCCTCGAGCTGATGACCCAGACCCTCGGCGTTGTCATCGGCATTCTGGTGGGACTCCAGGTCGCGAGCCTCGTGGGCCTCGCCGTCGATCCCCCAGCGAGGCCCTCCCCCTGGGCGCCGTCCCGCTGCAGTTCCTGGGAGCGGCACTGA
- a CDS encoding cyclase family protein: protein MSYRDLGRELSNWGRWGTDDELGTLNLVTPERRIAAARSIRHGITLDLSLPLDENGPQRAVGARGNPVHVMTRLPGAPAFPGGFQYVDDAMFLHLQAATQVDALAHVAYDGMLYNGVTLDSITAAGASRLGVQNLAGHITGRGVLLDIPRSQRRTALDPHEPITSEDLERAEAYAGVTVGPGDLLLIRTGWLATFTDRRDRETFFSSEPGLALETARWLHERDIAFVGADTWGVEVAPSRSGDTMPLHCVLIRDLGMPLGEMFVLDELGTMAHRLGRAEFHLSCATLQVTGGVGTPVSPIVTF, encoded by the coding sequence GTGAGCTATCGGGACCTCGGACGCGAACTGTCCAACTGGGGTCGGTGGGGCACGGACGACGAGCTCGGAACACTCAACCTCGTGACCCCTGAGCGACGCATCGCCGCCGCGCGCAGCATCCGTCACGGCATCACGCTCGATCTGTCGCTGCCACTCGACGAGAACGGTCCCCAACGCGCGGTCGGCGCTCGCGGCAATCCCGTTCACGTGATGACACGGCTACCCGGCGCACCGGCGTTCCCCGGCGGCTTCCAGTACGTCGACGACGCCATGTTCCTCCACCTTCAGGCAGCGACGCAGGTAGATGCGCTGGCCCACGTCGCCTACGACGGGATGCTGTACAACGGAGTGACGCTGGACTCCATCACCGCGGCGGGTGCGTCGAGGCTGGGCGTGCAGAACCTTGCGGGGCATATCACCGGCAGGGGCGTACTCCTCGACATTCCGCGCTCGCAGCGACGGACCGCGCTCGATCCGCACGAGCCGATCACGAGTGAGGACCTCGAACGGGCTGAAGCATACGCGGGGGTGACGGTGGGTCCCGGAGACCTGCTCCTGATCCGCACCGGCTGGCTCGCGACGTTCACGGACCGCCGCGACCGAGAGACGTTCTTTTCATCCGAGCCGGGGCTGGCGCTGGAGACCGCGCGCTGGCTTCACGAGCGGGACATCGCGTTCGTCGGCGCCGACACCTGGGGAGTGGAGGTCGCACCCTCGAGGTCCGGCGACACGATGCCGCTCCACTGTGTCCTTATCCGCGACCTGGGAATGCCGCTCGGAGAGATGTTCGTCCTCGACGAGCTCGGCACGATGGCGCACCGACTCGGCCGGGCAGAATTCCATCTATCCTGCGCCACGTTGCAGGTAACGGGCGGAGTAGGTACGCCGGTGAGCCCGATCGTGACCTTCTGA